Proteins co-encoded in one Prescottella sp. R16 genomic window:
- a CDS encoding acyl-CoA carboxylase subunit beta, protein MSTTTAAKLAELHDKLEQSKAPGNPKAIQKRQDKGLPTPRERIDMLLDPGTFVETGQLARQPGDASNPYGDGVVTGHGLVDGRPVAVFAHDQTVFGGAAGEIFGRKVAALMDFAAKIGCPVVGINESAGARIQDAVTSLAWYAEMGRRQEPLSGMCPQISIILGKCAGGAVYAPINTDIVIATEESYMFVTGPDVIKSVTGEDVSLEELGGARNQAQYGNVHHVAADEKAAFEYARQYLSYMPSSCTEQPPIVNPGLEPEITPDDLELDTFMPDADNAGYDMHDILIKIFDDGEFLEVRAESAQNVITGFARVDGRPVGVVANQPMHLSGALDAAASDKAAHFVRICNAYDLPLVFVVDTPGFLVGVEQEKVGVIKRGGRFLFAYVEATVPKVTVVVRKSYGGGYAVMGSKQLGADINFAWPTARIAVMGAEGAVNIIARRQIEAAGDDAPAVRAQLINFYNEHVATPYIAAERGYIDAVIEPSTTRLEIRKALTLLRGKTVHKNPRKHHLLPF, encoded by the coding sequence GTGAGCACCACCACCGCAGCCAAGCTTGCGGAACTGCACGACAAGCTCGAGCAGTCGAAGGCCCCGGGCAATCCGAAGGCGATCCAGAAGCGACAGGACAAGGGCCTGCCGACGCCGCGGGAACGGATCGACATGCTGCTCGATCCGGGCACGTTCGTCGAGACCGGGCAGCTCGCCCGGCAGCCCGGTGACGCGTCCAACCCGTACGGTGACGGCGTCGTCACCGGCCACGGCCTGGTCGACGGGCGTCCGGTTGCGGTGTTCGCACACGACCAGACGGTGTTCGGTGGTGCGGCCGGTGAGATCTTCGGCCGCAAGGTCGCGGCTCTCATGGATTTCGCGGCGAAGATCGGCTGCCCCGTCGTCGGCATCAACGAGTCCGCAGGTGCCCGCATCCAGGACGCCGTCACCTCCCTCGCGTGGTACGCGGAGATGGGACGACGCCAGGAGCCGCTGTCGGGCATGTGCCCGCAGATCTCGATCATCCTCGGCAAGTGCGCCGGCGGTGCCGTGTACGCGCCCATCAACACCGACATCGTGATCGCGACCGAAGAGTCGTACATGTTCGTCACCGGACCGGACGTCATCAAGTCCGTCACCGGTGAGGACGTCAGTCTCGAGGAACTCGGCGGTGCCCGCAACCAGGCGCAGTACGGCAACGTGCACCACGTCGCCGCCGACGAGAAGGCCGCGTTCGAGTACGCCCGCCAGTACCTGAGCTACATGCCGTCGAGCTGCACCGAGCAGCCCCCCATCGTCAATCCGGGTCTCGAACCGGAAATCACCCCCGACGATCTCGAGCTGGACACGTTCATGCCGGACGCCGACAACGCCGGCTACGACATGCACGACATCCTCATCAAGATCTTCGACGACGGCGAATTCCTCGAGGTGCGCGCCGAATCCGCGCAGAACGTCATCACCGGATTCGCCCGCGTCGACGGCCGCCCCGTCGGGGTCGTCGCCAACCAGCCCATGCACCTGTCCGGTGCGCTCGACGCCGCAGCCTCCGACAAGGCCGCCCACTTCGTGCGCATCTGCAACGCCTACGACCTACCGCTGGTGTTCGTCGTCGACACCCCCGGCTTCCTCGTCGGCGTCGAACAGGAAAAGGTCGGCGTCATCAAGCGCGGCGGCCGCTTCCTCTTCGCATACGTCGAAGCGACCGTCCCCAAGGTGACCGTCGTCGTCCGCAAATCCTACGGCGGCGGCTACGCCGTCATGGGCTCCAAGCAGCTCGGCGCCGACATCAACTTCGCGTGGCCCACCGCCCGCATCGCCGTCATGGGCGCCGAAGGTGCCGTCAACATCATCGCCCGACGCCAGATCGAAGCCGCCGGCGACGACGCCCCGGCCGTGCGCGCGCAGCTCATCAACTTCTACAACGAGCACGTCGCCACCCCCTACATCGCGGCCGAACGCGGCTACATCGACGCCGTCATCGAACCGTCCACCACCCGCCTCGAAATCCGCAAGGCCCTGACCCTGCTCCGCGGCAAAACAGTGCACAAGAATCCGCGCAAGCATCACCTGCTGCCGTTCTGA